A genomic stretch from Terriglobus sp. RCC_193 includes:
- a CDS encoding sodium:solute symporter family protein: MPFAHPVTAALLASQLTNLSGIDIVILALYFVMVLFIGFYVKGGTNTSEEFFLAGREMTAWIAGLSFVSANLGSLELMGWAGSAYQYGILATHWYWIGAIPAMLFLGIVMMPFYYISKTHSVPGYLQLRFGEGARGLAAISFGFMTILMSGVNMYAMAVVMQTVLGWNITFSIWIGAITVAIYVMLGGLRSAIINEVLQFVLIWAGAALIPILGLIEAGGWTNLKAQIAHNVGSNDYTHLWSTLGTFKGNPMGIHWTGIVFGLGAIISFGYWTTDFLVVQRVLSAKDLRAAKMAPVIGAAFKMAVPLIVIVPGLLALAVLKNPDGSLMHLVPGDIARATGQHSYDEVLPLMLIRYCGPGLLGLGITALVAGFMSGMAGNVSAFSTVWTYDIYGAYIKRNAPDKHYVSMGRWSTVVGMLVSIGTAYLVARAGSIMDYVQALFSFFIAPLFGTVILGMLWKRATKQGGFWGLLAGTLSSIAMFTYVQLGGAKALARIALSADAQPMAENMYRAMWSWIICVIVTVAVSLMTKPKSDEELNGLVYGATVIPHDGARTLWQKPIFWAGVVSLVFIGLNILFW, translated from the coding sequence ATGCCCTTCGCTCACCCTGTGACGGCGGCACTGCTGGCGTCACAGCTTACGAACCTTTCCGGGATCGACATTGTGATCCTCGCGCTGTACTTCGTCATGGTGCTGTTCATCGGCTTCTATGTGAAGGGCGGCACCAACACGAGCGAAGAGTTCTTCCTCGCCGGCCGTGAGATGACCGCCTGGATTGCCGGTCTCAGTTTTGTTTCGGCGAATCTGGGGTCGCTGGAGCTGATGGGGTGGGCGGGGTCCGCTTACCAGTACGGCATCCTGGCGACGCACTGGTACTGGATCGGCGCCATCCCTGCCATGCTGTTCCTGGGCATTGTGATGATGCCGTTCTACTACATCTCCAAGACGCACTCGGTGCCGGGCTACCTGCAGTTGCGGTTCGGTGAGGGCGCGCGTGGACTGGCCGCTATCAGCTTCGGCTTCATGACCATCCTGATGAGTGGCGTGAACATGTATGCCATGGCCGTGGTCATGCAGACCGTGCTGGGATGGAACATCACCTTTTCCATCTGGATTGGCGCGATCACTGTGGCGATCTACGTCATGTTAGGCGGACTGCGGTCGGCCATCATCAATGAGGTGCTGCAGTTCGTCCTGATCTGGGCCGGTGCGGCGCTGATCCCGATCCTTGGCCTGATCGAGGCTGGTGGCTGGACCAACCTGAAGGCACAGATTGCTCATAACGTGGGTAGCAACGACTACACGCATCTGTGGTCCACGCTGGGCACCTTCAAGGGCAACCCGATGGGGATTCACTGGACCGGTATCGTCTTCGGTCTGGGCGCGATCATCTCCTTCGGTTACTGGACGACTGACTTCCTCGTCGTGCAACGTGTGCTGAGCGCCAAGGACCTGCGCGCGGCCAAGATGGCGCCCGTGATTGGTGCGGCGTTCAAGATGGCGGTGCCACTGATCGTCATCGTGCCGGGACTGCTGGCGTTGGCGGTACTCAAGAACCCGGATGGATCGCTGATGCACCTTGTTCCGGGTGATATTGCCCGCGCTACCGGTCAGCACTCGTATGACGAGGTGTTGCCGCTGATGCTGATCCGCTACTGTGGGCCGGGTTTGCTGGGGTTGGGCATTACGGCGTTGGTTGCGGGGTTCATGAGTGGTATGGCGGGCAACGTGTCGGCGTTCTCCACGGTCTGGACGTATGACATCTACGGCGCATACATCAAGCGGAATGCACCGGACAAGCACTATGTGTCGATGGGTCGCTGGTCGACGGTTGTGGGTATGCTGGTGTCGATTGGCACGGCGTACCTTGTGGCGCGTGCGGGTTCCATCATGGATTACGTGCAGGCGCTGTTCTCCTTCTTCATTGCCCCGCTGTTCGGCACGGTGATTCTGGGCATGCTGTGGAAGCGGGCTACGAAGCAGGGCGGTTTCTGGGGCCTGCTGGCGGGAACGCTCAGTTCCATTGCCATGTTCACGTATGTGCAGCTTGGCGGCGCGAAGGCGCTGGCGCGCATCGCGCTCTCTGCCGATGCGCAGCCGATGGCGGAGAACATGTACCGCGCGATGTGGAGCTGGATCATCTGCGTGATTGTGACCGTTGCGGTGAGCCTGATGACCAAGCCCAAATCGGACGAGGAGTTGAATGGCCTTGTCTATGGTGCGACGGTGATTCCGCATGATGGTGCGCGGACGCTGTGGCAGAAGCCGATCTTCTGGGCGGGCGTTGTATCGCTCGTGTTTATTGGCCTGAACATTCTCTTCTGGTAA
- a CDS encoding carboxypeptidase regulatory-like domain-containing protein gives MKRGIIIPIVLACVSAGVARGQVTDSQSISGTVTDATGASVPGASVTVTNEATKISVTVKTNGDGLYNALNLPVGTYTISTTMDGFKKSVVTGVALDVGGKPAVPVQLQVGGVGESVEVKAESVMIQTTTAEIGGVVTSTEATQIQLNGRNYIQLITLQPGVSQTVASGFAISGTYGVNGNSQSVNGIRTDSMNFFIDGVDNKDNGGGGNNFVNISPDSLQQFRNVASAYDASYGGSSGATVSVAIKSGGQSFHGNVYEYIRNDAIQAYPFRALSSYSVAPVKAPLRYNDFGWTLGGPIYIPGHFNASKEKLFFFAGQEYKRLRTSSVQNATVPTPAAIAAAIATGPSTATGRAIAASVLQDPSGNFRYLSLGNNDQSEWLIKVDYHMNEKNQFSGSYVHDNVKVVGNPTNFVIYDRLIPGLTSNARWIHTISSKAVNTAVGSFSGNVINEGVNIRPNPQLGKAVTRAAYGMTYATLYNASTYMPQTSITGYGNPGTTPRQFDNYQRIYALKDDLSIVVGNHSMKTGAYFWRARKNQTAPPQLNGAFTFANLAGLVAGNYTAYSEGSSIPQIQARFTQFETYFQDDWTLSRRLTLNMGLRWQYMPPISSWPNNTAFFDPNFFDPTKAATVSPTTGFITSNPAPYNGLILPGSGFSDKAKQVVAPSVYNNPQVTALFHGLPAGLINTVYNTFAPRVGFAYDLTGKQDTVIRGGYGMSYERVEGNYIYGASSQLPFVAVASLSAGNADSLGSNGTLTAPQNIGNSGARNLNPPRISNYSLGVQHKLFNNTSLEMNYVGSRSTNLTYRKNLNQGAPGTEQANPTCASQRNVCRPYTGYGEIYQYTNGSHSNYNSFQTRLQTRFTHGGLVSLAFTWSKCLAMGSSFDYQPQDSNSLAADYGPCTFNQPKIFVASYVYPLPFWQHEHEWYKAALGGWQVSGITRIANGLPINIVQPSGISVAGNLVTTSNVAQRPNLVPGVSPYAHNGKQYLNYAAFTQPAPGTYGNLGYAAIKGPLFNNWDVALQKNIPIHESIGAEFRAEMFNAPNHLSPFSVGGTLGTFAGGTYQPNYSPSTGAFQNSFGQITGAADPRTVEFVLRINF, from the coding sequence ATGAAGCGTGGAATCATCATTCCAATTGTTCTCGCCTGCGTTTCTGCAGGCGTGGCAAGAGGCCAGGTAACCGATAGCCAATCCATCTCCGGAACCGTGACGGATGCAACCGGCGCGTCCGTTCCTGGCGCGTCCGTCACAGTCACGAACGAAGCAACAAAAATCTCTGTCACGGTGAAGACGAACGGGGACGGCTTGTATAACGCCCTGAACCTTCCCGTGGGCACATACACCATTTCCACCACGATGGACGGATTCAAGAAGTCTGTTGTTACCGGTGTGGCTCTGGACGTGGGTGGGAAGCCTGCAGTGCCAGTGCAACTTCAAGTCGGCGGCGTGGGCGAATCCGTCGAGGTAAAGGCCGAAAGCGTAATGATCCAGACGACCACCGCGGAAATCGGCGGCGTCGTCACCAGCACGGAAGCTACGCAGATTCAGCTCAACGGACGTAACTACATCCAGTTGATCACCCTGCAGCCTGGCGTTTCGCAGACGGTGGCCAGCGGCTTTGCCATCTCCGGCACGTATGGCGTCAACGGCAACTCGCAATCCGTAAACGGTATCCGTACAGACTCGATGAACTTCTTCATCGACGGCGTGGACAACAAGGACAACGGCGGCGGCGGCAACAACTTCGTCAACATCTCGCCGGATTCGTTGCAGCAGTTCCGTAACGTGGCATCCGCATACGATGCCAGTTATGGCGGCTCGTCAGGTGCGACTGTCTCGGTGGCCATTAAGAGTGGCGGTCAGAGCTTTCATGGCAACGTCTACGAGTACATCCGTAACGATGCCATTCAAGCCTATCCCTTCCGGGCTCTGAGTTCGTACAGTGTTGCTCCGGTAAAAGCGCCGCTTCGCTATAACGATTTCGGATGGACCCTGGGCGGACCCATTTATATCCCTGGGCACTTCAACGCCAGCAAGGAAAAGCTGTTCTTCTTCGCCGGACAAGAGTACAAGCGGTTGCGCACCTCTTCGGTCCAGAACGCAACAGTCCCAACACCTGCAGCAATTGCTGCGGCAATCGCTACCGGGCCAAGCACCGCAACGGGACGCGCAATTGCAGCAAGCGTTCTGCAGGACCCAAGTGGCAACTTCCGTTACCTGAGTCTTGGGAACAACGATCAATCGGAATGGCTGATCAAGGTTGACTACCACATGAACGAAAAAAATCAGTTCAGTGGTTCCTACGTTCATGACAATGTGAAGGTCGTCGGTAATCCCACAAACTTTGTTATTTATGATCGCCTCATTCCAGGTTTGACCTCGAATGCGCGCTGGATTCATACGATCAGTTCGAAGGCAGTAAACACTGCAGTGGGATCTTTTTCTGGGAACGTCATTAACGAAGGTGTTAATATCCGCCCCAATCCGCAACTAGGGAAAGCTGTCACGCGCGCCGCTTACGGAATGACATACGCGACGCTCTATAACGCATCCACTTACATGCCTCAGACCAGCATCACCGGATATGGCAACCCGGGAACGACACCGCGCCAGTTTGACAACTATCAGCGCATTTACGCACTGAAGGATGACCTATCGATCGTCGTTGGGAATCACTCGATGAAGACAGGTGCTTACTTCTGGCGTGCACGTAAAAATCAGACCGCTCCGCCACAATTGAATGGTGCATTCACCTTTGCGAACCTAGCAGGACTTGTGGCGGGTAACTACACCGCTTACAGCGAAGGTAGCAGCATCCCTCAGATTCAGGCACGTTTTACACAATTTGAAACCTATTTCCAGGATGACTGGACCCTTAGTCGGCGTTTAACGCTGAATATGGGGCTGCGGTGGCAATACATGCCACCTATCAGCAGCTGGCCAAATAACACCGCCTTCTTCGATCCCAACTTTTTTGATCCTACAAAGGCGGCCACAGTTAGCCCAACCACTGGCTTTATCACCTCGAACCCAGCCCCTTATAACGGACTTATCCTTCCCGGTTCGGGCTTCTCGGATAAAGCAAAGCAAGTGGTCGCTCCCAGCGTCTACAACAATCCGCAGGTGACCGCTCTATTCCACGGCCTGCCCGCTGGGCTTATCAACACCGTCTACAACACTTTCGCACCACGTGTTGGCTTTGCCTATGACCTTACCGGGAAGCAGGACACGGTTATCCGCGGTGGCTACGGAATGTCCTACGAGCGCGTCGAAGGAAATTACATCTATGGTGCTTCTTCCCAGCTTCCCTTTGTTGCGGTCGCCAGCCTCAGCGCAGGCAATGCCGACTCGCTCGGTTCCAATGGGACACTAACGGCCCCCCAGAACATCGGTAATTCAGGCGCTCGAAACCTCAACCCTCCTCGCATCAGCAACTACAGCTTGGGAGTGCAACACAAACTATTCAACAATACCTCCCTAGAAATGAACTACGTGGGATCTCGTTCTACCAACTTGACCTATCGCAAAAACCTGAACCAAGGAGCGCCGGGAACTGAACAAGCGAACCCTACCTGCGCCTCGCAACGCAACGTATGCCGTCCCTACACGGGTTACGGAGAAATTTACCAATATACAAACGGTTCTCATTCCAACTACAACTCGTTCCAGACTCGCCTACAGACCCGCTTTACTCATGGAGGCCTGGTCAGTTTGGCCTTTACGTGGTCGAAGTGCTTAGCAATGGGTTCCAGCTTTGACTATCAGCCACAAGACAGTAACAGCCTTGCAGCAGACTATGGTCCGTGCACCTTCAATCAACCGAAGATCTTTGTGGCGAGCTACGTGTATCCACTGCCTTTCTGGCAGCATGAACACGAATGGTACAAAGCGGCTTTGGGTGGTTGGCAGGTATCCGGCATTACTCGTATTGCGAACGGGCTACCCATCAACATAGTCCAACCCTCAGGCATTTCCGTGGCGGGTAACCTCGTCACGACATCCAACGTCGCACAGCGTCCTAATCTCGTTCCTGGAGTTAGTCCGTATGCACACAATGGTAAGCAATATCTCAACTACGCAGCCTTCACACAGCCAGCACCCGGGACCTATGGGAACCTTGGTTATGCAGCAATCAAAGGACCGTTATTTAACAATTGGGACGTAGCTCTGCAAAAGAACATTCCGATTCATGAATCCATTGGTGCGGAATTCCGTGCTGAAATGTTCAATGCACCAAACCACCTCTCGCCCTTCAGTGTGGGTGGAACATTGGGCACCTTCGCCGGTGGCACGTACCAGCCGAACTACAGTCCATCGACCGGTGCCTTCCAGAACTCCTTTGGACAGATCACAGGCGCGGCTGATCCACGTACGGTTGAGTTTGTCCTTCGCATCAACTTCTAA
- a CDS encoding cytochrome c encodes MNLLTKCAVSAGLLTMAFASLPNLTAQNANALRPQGARPQVSVGSQGPLPVHAKFTEQQIENGGTLFLQNCAFCHGKDASGGESGPDLTRSKVVSGDKEGEGIGQVVRNGRLDKGMPRFNLGDSEILSLVAFIHSQQDKAMSETGNRKGVEESDLHTGNAGAGKKYFETTGGCVKCHSTTGDLAKVASRYSGLQLLQQMLYPRQAKATVSVKTASGQTYDGPLEYKDEFHIGMKDSFGVYHSWPVSAVTLKISNPAEQHVEIMSKYTDKDMHDVLAYIQTLK; translated from the coding sequence ATGAATCTGTTGACGAAATGTGCTGTTTCAGCCGGACTGCTGACGATGGCATTTGCTTCCCTTCCAAACCTCACCGCGCAAAACGCCAATGCTCTACGCCCACAGGGGGCACGGCCACAGGTCTCCGTCGGATCGCAGGGGCCACTGCCGGTACATGCGAAATTCACCGAGCAGCAGATTGAAAACGGTGGAACGCTGTTCCTGCAGAACTGCGCTTTCTGCCACGGCAAGGATGCCAGTGGCGGCGAGAGCGGACCTGATCTGACGCGATCGAAAGTCGTCTCAGGCGACAAAGAAGGCGAAGGCATTGGCCAGGTGGTGCGCAATGGGCGGCTCGACAAGGGTATGCCGCGCTTCAACCTTGGCGACTCCGAGATTCTGAGCCTTGTTGCCTTCATCCACTCGCAGCAGGATAAAGCCATGTCGGAGACCGGTAACCGCAAAGGTGTGGAAGAGAGCGATCTGCACACGGGCAACGCTGGCGCTGGCAAGAAGTATTTCGAAACGACTGGCGGCTGCGTGAAGTGTCACTCCACCACCGGCGATCTCGCCAAGGTGGCATCGCGCTACAGCGGCCTGCAATTGCTGCAGCAGATGCTGTATCCGCGGCAGGCGAAGGCCACCGTATCCGTGAAGACAGCCAGTGGCCAGACCTACGATGGTCCGCTGGAGTACAAGGATGAATTTCATATCGGCATGAAGGACAGCTTCGGCGTGTATCACTCCTGGCCTGTCTCCGCGGTGACGCTCAAGATCAGCAATCCCGCAGAGCAGCATGTGGAGATCATGAGCAAGTACACCGATAAGGACATGCATGACGTCCTCGCCTACATCCAGACATTGAAGTAA
- a CDS encoding acido-empty-quinoprotein group A, producing the protein MKHWFKSVRVLSLVAVCALGASAQSVDFNMLKNPPKDSWPGFHGDYSGRRHSPLTQIHTSNVQNMTLAWTFQTGQTQPLKATPILVDGILYFTLPDNIWAIDARTGHTIWHFSAPPNKAFHIGQRGVSILKDKLYYMSSDAHAMALDAKTGKVLWDVVVADSNKGQWSTMSPLIIGNHVIVGASGDFDNLQGFIRSLDPDTGATQWNWVATDPVGTKGKTTGGNVWMTGTYDPDLHLMYWGTGNPTPVLNGKPRPGDNLYTCSIVALDPDTGTLKWAFQPSPHDTHDWDAVEIPVLADVDFKGQKRKVLMQASRNGYFFVIDRTNGKSLVTAPFGPVNWSKGVDERGEPIPDPEKEPAPDGRLIAPDEGGLTNFRSPSFDPKTGLFIVSASPSYSVYFSKPADGAYGWAGADYSVWSKGVLEAIDYRTGKIRWSHELGRRAGSGVLTTEGGLTFSGDADGNFLGLDTATGKTLWHAGTGGNISSTPITYELDGKQVVLMSSGSVMYAWTLPGSPAAAKGTGTKKAAK; encoded by the coding sequence GTGAAGCATTGGTTTAAGAGCGTTCGAGTCCTATCGCTGGTTGCGGTGTGTGCATTGGGAGCATCCGCACAGTCCGTTGATTTCAACATGCTGAAGAATCCGCCGAAGGATAGCTGGCCCGGCTTTCACGGCGATTACAGCGGTCGCCGTCACAGCCCGCTGACGCAGATTCACACCAGCAACGTGCAGAACATGACGCTGGCGTGGACCTTTCAGACAGGCCAGACACAGCCCCTCAAGGCCACCCCCATTCTTGTGGACGGCATCCTGTATTTCACACTGCCGGACAACATCTGGGCGATTGATGCGCGCACCGGCCATACCATCTGGCACTTCTCTGCACCGCCAAACAAAGCATTCCACATTGGCCAGCGTGGCGTCAGCATCCTGAAGGACAAGCTCTACTACATGTCCAGCGACGCGCATGCGATGGCGCTTGATGCGAAGACCGGAAAAGTGCTGTGGGATGTCGTGGTAGCCGACTCGAATAAAGGACAGTGGTCCACCATGTCACCACTGATTATCGGCAACCATGTCATCGTGGGGGCTTCGGGTGACTTCGATAACCTGCAGGGTTTCATTCGTTCGCTTGATCCAGACACGGGCGCAACGCAGTGGAACTGGGTGGCCACCGATCCGGTTGGCACCAAGGGCAAGACGACCGGCGGCAACGTTTGGATGACGGGCACGTACGATCCTGATCTGCATTTGATGTATTGGGGGACCGGTAATCCGACGCCGGTACTCAATGGCAAGCCGCGTCCCGGCGACAACCTGTACACATGCAGCATCGTGGCGCTTGACCCAGATACGGGGACGCTGAAGTGGGCTTTCCAGCCTTCGCCGCATGACACGCATGACTGGGATGCAGTTGAAATTCCGGTTCTGGCCGATGTGGACTTCAAAGGACAAAAGCGCAAAGTGCTGATGCAGGCATCGCGCAATGGCTACTTCTTTGTGATTGATCGCACAAATGGCAAGTCCCTGGTGACTGCTCCGTTTGGCCCGGTGAACTGGTCCAAGGGTGTGGATGAACGCGGCGAACCGATTCCTGATCCCGAGAAGGAGCCGGCTCCGGATGGACGTCTGATCGCACCGGACGAGGGCGGTTTAACGAACTTCCGTTCTCCCAGCTTCGATCCAAAAACTGGACTGTTCATTGTGAGCGCGTCACCCAGCTACAGCGTGTATTTCAGCAAACCGGCAGACGGAGCCTACGGTTGGGCAGGCGCGGATTACAGCGTGTGGAGCAAGGGCGTCCTCGAAGCCATCGACTATCGCACCGGCAAGATTCGCTGGTCGCATGAGCTTGGCCGCCGCGCTGGTTCTGGCGTACTCACGACCGAGGGTGGCCTGACCTTCAGCGGCGATGCGGACGGCAATTTCCTTGGCCTGGATACAGCCACCGGCAAAACACTGTGGCATGCAGGCACTGGCGGCAACATCTCGTCCACACCCATCACCTACGAGCTGGATGGCAAGCAGGTGGTGCTGATGAGCAGCGGCAGCGTGATGTATGCATGGACACTGCCCGGTTCTCCGGCAGCAGCCAAAGGTACGGGCACGAAGAAAGCGGCGAAATAG
- a CDS encoding ThuA domain-containing protein codes for MKKFGMAIMASVLCAGQAWAAQHIRVLIVDGESAAPYHNWAAITPVLKKELDEVGIFDTEVLTAPPKGADFSSFHPDWSKYGVIVLNYDAPDERWPDDVKTSFEQYMKNGGGLVTIHAADNAFPQWKAFNQMIGVGGWRGRKEDAGPHWVWKDGKMTPLEDPGHYATHGQRIPFVVTVRDTSNPVMRGLPKTWMHIGDELYANLRGPGGMTVLATAYSDPKNHGTGYDEPMVMTSTFGKGRTFHTAWGHDVYAQSSTDSVVLFQRGVEWAATGKVTQAVPASFPTANTVSFRADLAAMDPNAAKGANPLDMTLPARPMGPRPVGAPGAAAPGTPTQAPPQR; via the coding sequence ATGAAGAAGTTCGGAATGGCAATCATGGCCAGCGTATTGTGCGCTGGACAGGCATGGGCAGCACAGCACATCCGCGTTCTGATTGTGGATGGTGAAAGCGCCGCTCCGTATCACAACTGGGCCGCCATTACGCCTGTTCTGAAGAAGGAGCTGGATGAGGTCGGCATCTTCGATACGGAAGTGCTCACGGCCCCGCCAAAGGGTGCTGACTTCAGCAGCTTCCATCCGGACTGGAGCAAGTATGGCGTCATTGTGCTGAACTATGACGCACCGGACGAGCGCTGGCCAGATGACGTCAAGACCAGCTTCGAACAGTACATGAAAAATGGTGGTGGCCTCGTCACCATTCACGCAGCGGATAACGCGTTTCCGCAGTGGAAGGCTTTCAACCAGATGATCGGCGTAGGGGGCTGGCGTGGACGCAAAGAAGATGCTGGTCCGCATTGGGTCTGGAAGGATGGCAAGATGACTCCTCTCGAAGACCCCGGCCATTATGCAACTCACGGCCAGCGCATCCCCTTTGTGGTGACCGTACGAGACACATCGAATCCGGTTATGCGTGGTCTTCCGAAAACGTGGATGCACATTGGCGATGAACTGTATGCGAACCTCCGCGGTCCCGGCGGTATGACGGTTCTAGCCACAGCCTATTCCGATCCCAAGAATCACGGCACCGGCTACGACGAACCAATGGTGATGACCTCGACCTTTGGCAAGGGACGCACCTTCCACACGGCATGGGGACATGATGTCTATGCACAAAGCTCCACCGACTCCGTCGTGTTGTTTCAGCGCGGTGTGGAGTGGGCGGCTACCGGCAAAGTCACACAGGCTGTGCCAGCCAGCTTCCCCACGGCGAACACCGTGAGCTTCCGTGCCGATCTGGCTGCGATGGATCCGAACGCGGCAAAAGGTGCCAATCCGCTGGATATGACCCTGCCTGCGCGTCCCATGGGACCTCGTCCGGTAGGTGCTCCCGGTGCTGCAGCGCCCGGTACGCCGACACAGGCACCTCCGCAACGGTAA
- a CDS encoding sugar phosphate isomerase/epimerase family protein, producing MKTIKGPAIFLAQFAGDEAPFNNLNEIAQWAASLGYKGVQIPSWDGRLFDLKKAAESKTYCDEVLGTLASHGVALTELSTHLQGQLVAVHPAYDALFDSFAPEEVHNNPKARAEWAVQQLTYAAKASANLGLKAHATFSGALAWPYLYPWPQRPAGLVETAFGELAKRWTPILNTFDENGIDLCYEIHPGEDLHDGASFEMFLEAVKNHPRCNLLFDPSHFVLQQLDYLEYIDLYHERIRMFHVKDAEFRPSGRQGVYGGFQSWANRAGRFRSLGDGQVDFGAIFSKLTQYGFDGWAVLEWECCIKDSAQGAREGAPFIAKHIIQAVDRAFDDFAGAETDPAMLRKLLGL from the coding sequence ATGAAGACGATCAAGGGGCCGGCCATCTTTCTGGCTCAGTTTGCGGGCGATGAAGCGCCCTTCAACAACCTGAACGAGATTGCACAGTGGGCCGCATCACTCGGCTATAAGGGCGTCCAGATTCCCAGTTGGGATGGACGCCTGTTTGACCTGAAGAAGGCGGCGGAGAGCAAGACCTACTGCGATGAGGTGCTTGGAACACTTGCATCACACGGAGTTGCGCTAACCGAGCTTTCCACGCACCTGCAGGGCCAGCTTGTTGCCGTGCATCCTGCGTACGATGCCCTCTTTGACAGCTTCGCCCCTGAGGAAGTTCATAACAATCCGAAAGCACGCGCGGAATGGGCCGTGCAGCAGCTCACGTACGCAGCAAAGGCCTCGGCAAACCTGGGATTAAAGGCACACGCGACTTTCTCCGGTGCACTGGCATGGCCGTATCTCTATCCCTGGCCGCAGCGCCCTGCGGGACTGGTAGAAACTGCTTTTGGCGAACTGGCCAAGCGCTGGACGCCGATCCTGAACACCTTCGATGAAAACGGTATCGACCTCTGCTACGAGATTCATCCCGGCGAAGACCTGCATGATGGCGCTTCGTTCGAGATGTTCCTGGAAGCAGTCAAAAATCATCCGCGCTGCAACCTGCTCTTTGATCCAAGCCACTTCGTTCTGCAGCAATTGGATTATCTGGAATACATCGACCTGTATCACGAGCGCATCCGCATGTTCCATGTAAAGGATGCGGAGTTCCGTCCATCAGGACGACAGGGCGTTTACGGTGGATTCCAGTCGTGGGCGAACCGCGCAGGACGCTTCCGTTCGCTCGGTGATGGTCAGGTGGATTTCGGCGCCATCTTCTCCAAGCTGACACAGTACGGCTTCGATGGTTGGGCTGTGCTGGAATGGGAATGCTGCATCAAGGATTCCGCGCAGGGTGCTCGCGAAGGCGCTCCGTTCATTGCGAAGCACATCATCCAGGCGGTCGATAGAGCGTTCGACGATTTTGCAGGAGCGGAAACGGACCCCGCCATGCTGCGCAAACTGCTGGGTCTGTAA
- a CDS encoding Gfo/Idh/MocA family protein, translating to MAKLQRRLRLGMVGGGPGAFIGAVHRMAARLDDRFELVAAALSSDPEKSKSFAKEIHVPRAYGSYQEMAEAEAKHPEPIDVVAIVTPNSTHYPVAKAFLNAGIPVMCDKPMTMTVEEAEDLAAIIQKTGLTFGLTHTYSGYPMVRQMREMILDGALGKIRMINVAYVQGWLSTPVEQTGAKQAAWRTDPTKSGKGGALGDIATHAYHLALFTTGLKAESIAADVTTFVPGRRLDDNVQAMIRFEGGAKASLVASQIAAGIENDLTLHIHGELGSFEWHQENPNYLIHSPLNEAPRTITRGGPAAGPWAAYSTRVPSGHPEGYLEAFGQLYKDLAELLEAKLENREPNLISKLLPDVQDGVRGMRFIDAVLASAENGSVWTKLS from the coding sequence ATGGCAAAGCTGCAACGACGTCTTCGTCTGGGTATGGTGGGCGGTGGCCCGGGAGCCTTCATCGGCGCGGTGCACCGCATGGCCGCACGCCTGGACGACCGCTTTGAACTGGTGGCTGCGGCCCTCTCCTCCGATCCGGAAAAGTCAAAGAGTTTCGCAAAAGAAATCCACGTTCCGCGTGCTTACGGAAGCTATCAGGAGATGGCAGAGGCCGAAGCGAAGCATCCGGAGCCCATCGACGTAGTCGCCATCGTTACGCCGAACAGCACGCATTACCCCGTTGCAAAAGCATTTCTCAACGCGGGTATTCCCGTTATGTGCGACAAGCCCATGACGATGACCGTGGAAGAAGCGGAGGATCTGGCGGCGATCATACAGAAGACCGGTCTCACCTTCGGTCTGACGCATACGTACTCCGGCTATCCCATGGTGCGCCAGATGCGCGAGATGATTCTGGACGGTGCGCTGGGTAAGATCCGCATGATCAACGTGGCCTACGTGCAGGGCTGGCTCTCCACTCCGGTGGAACAGACTGGCGCAAAGCAAGCCGCATGGCGCACAGACCCAACGAAGAGCGGTAAGGGCGGAGCGCTGGGCGATATTGCCACACATGCTTATCACCTCGCTCTTTTCACCACCGGCCTGAAGGCGGAATCCATCGCTGCTGATGTGACCACCTTCGTCCCGGGCCGCCGCCTCGACGACAACGTACAAGCCATGATCCGTTTTGAAGGGGGAGCCAAGGCTTCTCTGGTCGCCTCGCAGATCGCCGCAGGCATTGAGAATGACCTCACGCTTCATATCCACGGCGAGCTCGGCAGCTTTGAGTGGCATCAGGAAAACCCGAACTATCTTATCCACTCGCCCCTGAACGAAGCACCCCGCACCATTACGCGCGGCGGCCCGGCAGCGGGTCCCTGGGCGGCGTACAGCACACGTGTTCCCTCTGGCCATCCGGAAGGCTATCTGGAGGCATTCGGTCAGCTCTACAAGGACCTGGCAGAACTGCTGGAAGCCAAACTGGAGAACCGTGAACCGAATCTGATATCGAAGCTATTGCCAGACGTGCAGGACGGTGTTCGTGGCATGCGTTTCATCGATGCCGTGCTTGCCTCCGCGGAAAACGGTTCAGTATGGACAAAGCTATCGTGA